One window of the Penaeus monodon isolate SGIC_2016 chromosome 1, NSTDA_Pmon_1, whole genome shotgun sequence genome contains the following:
- the LOC119576047 gene encoding uncharacterized protein LOC119576047 → MIERDRRITTESIADTFNISVHTILVQSLGVCKLSARWVPRLLRPNQQQTRVDLSMEILNQWDEDSVIRDETWLYQCDPQDKIQSKSHDPQFHSDGLKGWYQRLQKCIGLNGAYVEK, encoded by the exons ATGATTGAAagggatagacgaataaccactgaatcaataGCAGATACATTCAACATCTCtgtgcacacaattctggtgCAGAGTTTGGGGGTATgcaagctttccgctcgatgggtcccAAGGCTGTTGCGCCcaaatcagcagcaaacaagggtagatctttcaatggaaattttgaaccaGTGGGATGAAGACTCTGTGATAAGGGATGAAACTTGGCTCTACCAGTGTGATCCCCAGGACAAAATTCAATCTAA atcacatgacccacAGTTTCACTCAGACGGACtcaaaggctggtatcaacgtttgcagaagtgCATTGgtcttaatggagcatatgttgaaaaataa